GCATCGTCAAGACACTTCTTACAATCAACACTAGAAAGATCCCTCGTGCACTGAGCCATCCCATAAAGTTTCATCGATCCTTCAGGGAGGTCCATCTCTCCGGCAGCATACAATTTTGATGAGTTATAAGAAGCCTTGTCTGCTAGTTGGCTCAACAGCTCGGTGGTCTTCTCATTAAATAGCACCGGGTTGCTCACATTATTCACATTCCACATGTAGAACTTGTTTTGGTCATCAATCTGGCCAAAGAAGTCCGAGTCAGAATACTTCAAAAGACAGTTATCGTACGCTATGATTGCACCTTTGCTATTTGGGCAGCGCCTGCGGATCTCCCTGGTTGCATTAGCAGCACAGGCTCTGCAATCTGAGGATGAGACATCTCCTCTACAAAGAACGAGCCCATATGGTCGGTCCTGGTTGCTCTGACCTAAAGAACCAAGAGCAAAGCCTTCAACTGGAGCAAGTTGGTAGAGAGAAGCCATGAGGACATTCAAGCTTGTTTTATAAGAGCTATCGACAGTTGAGTTCGCGTTGCTGGAACACCTACTGAAGAGAGGGTCCGTTCCAAGAACATTTTGGAGAAGCAGAGCAAAAGTTAGCAAATAGAGAGAGGAGGCGAGTCTTGAGGAAGACATTGATAGGCAGACGATTATTGTTGGATAGCTTTGATGAGGTTGGGATGATATATATGATACCATGTATTTATAGTGTTAATCTCAAGGCTAagtgaggattaattaaggttaAGGAGGGCTGACCTTGTCTAATCTTGAATTTGCCAACTGCTCAAGTCGACGACAAGAAGTGTTCAACAATATCATGAGGGATCAGGTGAGGCCGTACTTAGTTAATTAAGATTGAAAGTGTCTTCGGAAGGTAATTAAGAAAACGTCTATCAATCACAGCGATTTGcatcttattttattgtatatagCACACAAAGTTGAATAGACAGAGATCGGGTGAATAAAATTATCATGCATTCAATCCTCTGTTAATTAACAAGAACTAATTGAGGAAAACATTGTTACCCTCCTCACATGTTATTGTCTGttggaataatatttttttatttatttttatatttcaatattaaatttattagaaattaaactttattgCATTGAAGTGATAACAAAGTGCTAGGTATAGGCACTGTGCCAGAAACTAAAGATGAAGACATGACAGAAGATTAACATACCTGTTAGCCtgatattattagtttttatcagaAGGTGTTAATAAAGAAGGTTATTCTACCATGGATTCACTTTCAATTGGATTTAATACACTTAGAAAAGCAACTCGAAATTTATGTGATGAATATAAGCTTGGACAAGGTGGCTTCGATCGGTTCAGTTTACAAGGTATCCCTTCTTCTGTACATTTGATGCGTGCAAAACATTTACCTACCTTTTACAATGTCAGTAAAAAGGCTTTCAAGAAGCTCAGGACAGGGTTAGAAGAGCTCAAAACAGAAGTAATGCTGGTTGCTAGACTGCTGTATCGAAACCAGTAGGGTTGTTGGGTTTCTGCCTAGAAGGAGAGA
This DNA window, taken from Populus alba chromosome 17, ASM523922v2, whole genome shotgun sequence, encodes the following:
- the LOC118054975 gene encoding antimicrobial ginkbilobin-2-like protein, with translation MSSSRLASSLYLLTFALLLQNVLGTDPLFSRCSSNANSTVDSSYKTSLNVLMASLYQLAPVEGFALGSLGQSNQDRPYGLVLCRGDVSSSDCRACAANATREIRRRCPNSKGAIIAYDNCLLKYSDSDFFGQIDDQNKFYMWNVNNVSNPVLFNEKTTELLSQLADKASYNSSKLYAAGEMDLPEGSMKLYGMAQCTRDLSSVDCKKCLDDAIGELPRVAYGKEEARVVGGSCMVIYEIYLFFKA